The Canis lupus familiaris isolate Mischka breed German Shepherd chromosome 5, alternate assembly UU_Cfam_GSD_1.0, whole genome shotgun sequence region tggACCTGTGGCACCGGTTGGACCAGACAAgggcaggtggtggtggggacacAGAGACCCCAGGGCTGGCAGGAGCGGGGGGGCACTGGGTGGACTGGTTGTTTCTTCTCCTTCCGAGTTGGCTTGAAGCCAGCCAGCGTGTGGCCCTGGGGTGCTGGCAGGTGCCCCCTTCCCTGCTGTGCCTGTGAGTGggcctggccccctgccccatcctcctGAGTCCTATCCTTTCTCACTTCTGCAGGGACCCCACCTGTTCCATGTGGATGAGCCCCATGGGCCCCCCTCATGGCTAAAGCTCACCCCAGCTTCTCCTCCAGGTCCCCACCCTCTGACTCAGTTCTTAAACTCAACAGGCACTGTCCGGAGCTCATCACGACCCCTTCCTGGACCCTAGGCCTTTGTGGGCACGCCCACCCTCCTGACACCCCCCTTACATCTCCCCGCCCCTCTAACCACTCCTCCTGGGTGGATGCCTCCCCCCTTGTCCAGGGTCCCGCCTGTGAGCCCCTGGCCAGCTCTTCCTCTGCCATGCTCGGGACCCAGGAagcctcttttccctccttcctcaagTGTGAGGCCCATACGCCAGCTGTGCTTTGACCTCAGGTCCCTGGTGAGGGGGACGACTCACATGCCATGTGTGTCAGACCTCGTCCTTCTTTCCCAACCGGCGCTCCCCCCTTCATCCTCGCGTCCCTCTGATCCACAGCCCAGGCTTACAGGAGGCGTCGGCCCTTTCTCCATGTCTGTTCACGTCCCCAGTGCTCTGCGTCCCTCTGTGTGGCCCAGCCAATGCCCCGTGTCCCGTGTGGACTGGCCCCGGGGGCTGTGTGGTGCATCTCTGGCCACAGACTGGGACACTTTGTGCTTTGAAGCCTCTTTCTACGGATTAGTCCCTGTGCTGGGAACAGGCTCCTATCCCCATCGCCCTGGCTGGCTGCAGACTGGGCATGGGCGCTGCCACCTCTGGGAGGCCTCCCTGACCCACTGAGCTGGAGGAGGTCTATTGGAGGCATAGGCTCTCAGGCTGGCTTGGCAGAGGGGTGCCCACAGGATGGGCTGTGCCACCTGGGGTCCGGGATGGGCTTTGTCACTCCTCTGGGGGCCTTGCTTGGACGCGTCTGTGGAAGGGCACGGCCAGCGTCTTCGCAGAGCCCCAGTGGCCGTCAGCCCGCATCCCCTTTCTGCTGGGCAGATGTTCCCCGCCTCTCACTTCCCTCGCAGTGAGTGGCCAGGCCCCTGCGGAGGAGACTATCCCTTCCCTGGGCCCTGGTTCCATCCGCCCAGTGAGCTGGTTTATGTGGAACAGCCCAGAAAAAGGGCCTGACCCGTGCTAGAGGCCTGGATGGGACTTCTGTAGCCACCTTGCCTCCGACGGAGAAATGGGCCCAGACAGGGCATGATCCTCCCCCGAGAAGCAGCACAGGGGTTGGTGGTGCGACCAGGACactggctgggctgggggctgggggtgttGGCTCTGCTGTGACGCAGAGAAGATGACAGAGGGGCCCCCGGGAGCCAGGCAGCCCTCAGACTCCAGGCTGACACATGACCCTGGGTCCCATGAAAGGTCTTTGGTGCCCGAGGTCAACATAGACcccttctgcttctgcctgggCAGCCCCCATGAAGGTGGCGGAGCTGCCCACCGGCTATGACCAGGGGCCCGAGCTGCCCGCCGACTGGGACCAAGGGGCCAGGCTCCCCCAGCTGGGGAGAGGTCTGGGAGGGAGCCGGGCCACTCTGCACGTGGCACCTCGGAGCCCTTGGTCCTGACCTTTGGTGTCCGGCACTTTGGGGCAGGTTTGTGGGGTCCCAGAGGTCAGCAGTGGGGCTGGGATGCCCCAGCTTGCCATGTGGCCTGGGCCTGTTTCTGTGTCTTCCGGGGGCTGCTTCTCAAACTGGAGTGTgtttgcccccaccccctccccgggcaAGGATAGGCTTTAGATGATGACTTTGAGGGTGCGCAGCTGGCCTGCCTGACAGCCCCCTTGGTGGCGGTGTCTCCGCAGAGCGTGGATTTCCAGGATGAAGCCGGTGAGGCGGATGCCAGGAAGGCCTCGGACCCTGGCATCATCGAGAATGGGCACCAGCCAGGAGCAGGTAGGGGCCCGTGGCCCGGGAGGGGTGGCTTGGGGGCTTGCGTCCATGGCCAGAGAGCGCCTGACCCTGGACCACAGCAGTCAGAGGGGCTGCCCCGAAGTGGAAGAACTTTTTAAACACAGTGGAAGATGGAAGCTCCCGGGAGGCAGTGAGCTTCTCTGTCGCTGGAGAAACGAACAGGGCCTGAGGAGTAGTCTAGGCAGCCTGTCGCATGGAGCAGCCAACAGGCCAGCTAGGGTGTCCTGAGCTGACCAAGAGACGGCTGGGGCCAGACCTGGACTCTGGGTGGAGCGTCGAGGTGTCCCCAGGGAGGGATACCTGGGAGGCTTTCTTGGAGAAGGTGGGAGGGGGGGTCAGGAGGCTAGCATCCTGCTGGGGAGCTCTGAGGCCCTACGCTGTGGCTGACCTGCACCGCCCCCCAGGGTCACATGCTCCAGGTGTGGGTGATGGACCTGCCGAGGCTGCCGAAACCTTCCCAGCACCAGAGCCCCCCCGGCCTCGCCCCGTGAGCCTCTCCTTGGGGCTGCCTCATCAGCCTGTCACGGCCATCACTCGGATGCCTGAGAAGTTCTCAGGGGAGACCTCGGCCGCGGCTCTGTCGCCCACGTCTGCCGCTGTCCTGGGGGCCCTCAGCCTGAGCCCCAGTGAGGCCACCACTGCCTGGACTGCGGCACTCAGCGGTAGGAGCAGGAGAGCGTGACCTAGGGACAACCCTATATCCaggtgggagggcaggcagggcacaTGGTGGGGGGTGGCACCAGACCCCAAAGAGCTGGAGCCCTACAGCCCCATTGTGCCTGTCCACAGCCTGTGCCCTGGTGATGCTCCTGGGCTCTGGGAATACCATGTGGGTCCCCAGCTCAGGGCTGGGGCTGCGCTCTCTGAGATGGGGAGCACAGATGGGACCTGTTCTCTCTGTGCTCCTCCCCTGACCATGGGCCATGGCTAAGCCCAGGGCACCCGCCTGTCTGGCGCAGGGAAGGGAGGATGGCTGCCGGGgctacttctctttctgcttgtcCCACAGAGAAGAACCCCCCAGCCCCGTGCTCGAGTTCCAGCTATGGGGCAGCGTCTGCTGGCAGGAACAGCAACAGGTGGGTCAGGGTGAGGATGCTTGTGGGGATGGCCTCGGGCTCCCAGGCCACCAGCAGGTGCCTTCTGAGCTGACCCAGAGCTCCAGGGCCAGGGTGTGGGGCCGTAGGGCCACAGTGTCACAGGGTCATAGGGCCACAAGGTCATGGGGTCATAGGGCTGCAGGGTCACAGGGTCGTAGGGCTGTGGGGCCAGATTAGGGCTGGGAGGCTACGGGGGAGTGGGGCGGCGTCCTCTGATGGTGTCATGTGGAGAAATGTGGCCGTGGAGGACTCCTCCTCCCATCAGGGCTGTGGGAGGACAGGAGGCCGTGTCCCTGACCCCCCAGAGGACAGGCAGTGGCAGGCTGTCCTCATCCGTGGCTGGGCTCCCTCAGCTGGGTGCTTTCTAGGGGGACGACGGAGGTggaaggggggaggagaaggacgAGGGAGGCACCTGGAAAGGCCCCTCCCGCTGGCAGCTGTCCCTGTGCCCCCAGGCCAGCTGCGCAGAGAGGAGCTGGTGAGGAGGCAGGGGACTGGCTGGGCTCCTTTTgtcatgagaaaggaaaattgtGACTTCCTGGCAGATTGTTGAGGAGGAGACAAAAGGGGTCTTGTccagtgggggtggaggggggcctggggctggcttGGGGTCACCTCTGCCCTGggaggacccccacccccaccccaggagttGGCACCTGCCAAGGGGTGATTATGGGACTGCTGTCCCTCCCTGTCGTGGGCTGGCCTCCACTCTGGACTGATGCTGCCAGAGAACCAGCTCCACAGGTTGGGGCACCTCCAAAGGGTGGCGGGCAGAGCCTCCTGTGTTTCTGCTGCAGGCCCCCTACCCCATCACTCCACAGGAGGGACCCTGGACCTGTGTGTGGCCAGGCTGCTCTTGACACACGGTTCTCTCCTCAGCCTACCGCAGGCCATGCTACCCCAGTCACCCCCCTCGCCCCCACCACCGGCCACCTTGCAGGCCCGGCGCCGGGAGCTGGTAAGGTCGCAGACGCTGCCCCGCACTTCGGGAGCGCAGGCCCGGAAGGCACTGTTTGAGAAGTGGGAGCAGGACACAGCTGGCAAGTAGGGACACCCCTGCCGGGTGGGAGCCACGGGGATGGGGGGGTAGGAGGCCCTGTCCCCTACCCGTTAGGGTGTCCCCGTTAGAGGCACCCCTTGGTGTCTGGACGGCCCAGAGAGACCATAGGGGTTGAGGGTTGGGTTCCAGGGGGGAGCTGTGTGCTGTTGTTGGCATGGGTACCCAGTGCCGTGTGCAGGGTGGGGCCCTACTTTGTGTGGCAAGTACACCCCCCACTCCTGGCTTCCTCCCCTCACCAAGGGAGGTTACCTCGGCATGTGCCTGCTGAGCCACACCACCTAATCTTGGGGTTTGGGGATGTCGTGGGGCGTGAGGAGGCCCTCCCTGGGGGTGGCTAGGATAGAGGATCAGAGGAGCAGGGGGCAGGCTCAAGTCCTGTGTCCCAGGATGACCTGGTGACCCTCAATCCCTGGCTGGGGGGAGGGCAGTCTTGCCCCGTATGGTGGGGGGAGGCCATGTGCCCACACGTCGTCCGGGGGCCCCGGGGACCCCTGGGAGGACAGAGTGGCTGCCGGCGGCCCCCACGGCCTCCCCACTCTGGCCTGCGCTCTTTGTACAGGGGGAGAGGCGAGGTGCGGGCCAAGCTGAAGCGCTCACAGAGCTTCGGCGTGGCCAGTGCCAGCAGCATCAAGCAGCTCCTGCTCGAGTGGTGCCGCAAGAAGACTGTGGGCTACCAggtgggcctggcctggggccccTCCTGGCTGGGGCGGGCAAGCTGCAGCCCCAGGGGCTGGCCTTCACAGCAGGTGCTCCAGAACCCAGGGATGCGTGCATCTGCATCTGAGCAGCGTCTGGGCCTCAGCCTGGGGCTGGGTGGCAGGGCTGGAAGGGCTGTGTGTGGGAAGCCATGCCCCCGCCCCGCTCATCCCCTGCAttgctccctgccctcctgaaGCATGTGGACCTGCAGAACTTCTCCTCCAGCTGGAGCGATGGGATGGCCTTCTGCGCCCTGGTGCACTCCTTCTTTCCCGATGCCTTCGACTATGGTGCCCTGAGCCCCTCGCAGCGGCAGAAGAACTTCGAGCTGGCCTTCAGCACAGCCGAGTGAGTGCAGCGACCCCTGCGCTCGGCAGTGGCCCTGGGGGGGCACGGGGAGCACGGGGAGCACGGAGCAGGCGGGTGTGAGGCCCTCTGGTGTGACCGGAGCCTGCAGGGGTTGCCCACACATGCTCTACTCGTGGCTCCTGCCCAAGCCCCGGGGTGCGGTCTGGGAGGCCAGCCCCTGATGGgcttggggtgggtggggggcgtGGGCTGGGGTCTCCCAGGGTGCCTGGCCTGTGCTCTCAGGGCTATGTCTTTGAAACTTCCCCAGGAAGGAGGTGTTGTTCTGGCATTTGATGGGAAATCACCTGCCGTCCTGAGCCTGGCTTGTCAGGAGGACATTGAGGGGGGCGACTGTGGGAGCCCTGGCACTTGGGGAGCCTCAGCTCCTGGGCTGGCCTGCCTGGCATTGGGCTGTGCTCGCAGGCCTGGCAGTGGACGCACCAGCTCATGGTGCTGACGGGAGGAGCTGGGGGGCCAGGGCTCTGCCCTCTCACGGGCCTGGTGGGCTGTCAGGTTGCAGAGAGCGGGGGCTGGGAGACAATGTGTGGAGGACGTGTAGGGCTGCGGAGATGAAGCGGGGGAAGGTTAGCAGAAGGGAGGCCTCTGAAGCCGTTTCCTGCCCAAACATTAATCTGCCCCAGGGCCAACTCTGTGTCTGTGATGTAAGCCCCCCAGTTCTTGCCTTGCCCCGAGCAGGAGGTTGGCCTGCAGCAGGCCTGGACAcccagaggccagggcagggtaAGGAGACCCTCCTGGAGCCGCAGCATCGCAGGATGGAGACCCCGGCCCTGGGCTCCTTGGCTGCGCTGTGAGCACGTGGGTGTTCCCCCTGTGGTGGGGTCGCAGGGGACATGTCAGACACCGGGCCCCCTCAGGGTCACCAGGGCCCCTGTGTACTTTAGGAGCCTTATCCTTCTCGGCTGCGGGGGATTAGCTGTTACCCTAATCACAGAAACAGCTCTGGATGGAGCCTGTTATGCAACTGGACCCAGACTGTGGGAAAGCGGAGCCAGGGGGCGGCTGGGCATTGGGGAGGGGTGCTTGCAGGGGTAGGCCCGATTGCCGGGAGCCCAGAGGTGGCGGTGCCATGAGTGTGCAGGCCCGGGGTGCTGGTGCAGGCCCCTGGGGTGCATCCCGGCTGGTGAGGCTGTGCCTGGAGTTCTGGGGGCCATGGCCTGGCCCGGGGTGGGCCAGGTGGGGATCAGGGCCACCGGGGTGGTGGTTGTCCCTGCGTCCTACATCATGGGGAGCACCCTGCCCTCCTGCTTGTGGGCAGCCGGAGCCTTCTAGAGCCATCTTTGGCTGTGCTTTCCCAGGATAAGGGTTGAGctcctggagcctccaggtttGGGGCACATGTGCCTTCTATGCCTGGCCCTGGGGGCGATCTTCAGCTTCCCCCATACCCCGGGCTGACAGGGGGCCAAGACCTGGCCCGGTgtccctgggctggggaggggaaaCATTGTGCCTATCCCTGAGGGTCTGCTCTGGCTTCTCTCCTGCCTTGAGGGGCTGCAGAGCGGGTGCCCGGGGACACCCTGTGTGGGCAGGAGTGGCTTCCCCTGGGCACTTGTGGGAGGTGACCTCACAGGGCCCTGAGGCCATCCCCGGAGGACGGCGGCTGCTCGGAGGGGGACGCAGACACAGGGTTGCTTGCTGGAGGGGGTGCTGGGTGTTCGTTCTGGGCAGAGCATCCTCGGTGGACCAGTAGACATGTGGGGCTGTGCAGGGGGCAAGGCCAGTGGCGAGAGGGCCTGGACTCTCGGGGGTCACAGCCTGCGGACAAGAGGGCGGACTGGCCCCTGACACATGGAGTCAGCTCATGTTGGGGAGGGAGTGTGTGGGCAGGGCCAAGAGGTGCAGAGACGTGTCAGCCggccaccccaccccatccaggCTGTGGACACGGTGGCTACTGCCCCTTCTCCCCATAACCACCGCCCCAAGGGTCCCTGAGACCCGGTCTGTGTGAGTGATGCAGGGTTGACAGGATGGTGAACCCACGGCCCAGATGGGTGTCCCCCGGGCTTGGAAAGCGGGAAGACTAGCCTTCTTACAAAGGGGGCTGGGTGGGTGCGTGGGGCCACCCTCTGCACCCGCTCCCTGCCGTCCCTGGTCCCCTGGGTGCTCGAGTGCCGAGGCTCCCGCTTGCCCTGTGGGGAATGTGCCCTGCTCTCGGGTTACGCCCGGCAGAAGGGGCTTCGGGCTATTTGTGGTGCTCATGTGTCTGCGTGTGAAACCAGCCGGGAGGCCGCAGCCCGACCTGGCATCCGCGGGCGCAGTGGCTTTTACAGGAGTAAAAATAACCCCTCAAGCCCCTCCCCCGCGGCCCCTCAGCCAGCCCCGTGTGGACGGACTGGTCTCGGCGCTGGGCCGGAGCCCTCCGGAGCCCTCTGGAGCCCTCGTCCCCCCGGGCCAGGCTGGGCTCAGGGAGTTCGTTTAAAACCGGCGGCGGGCGGGTGTTAGGGTCCCTGTGGCGGCCGAGGTGCCCACTCCCTGCGGCGACGGCCTTGGTTAAGCTGCCTTGCTCTTATGAGCACCGTCGGGGGATTAGGGAGTCGAGCATACGTGGGAGGCCGCAGTCTAGGTCGGTGACGCTCAACATTTTAAAGAGGGAGAAGGGGCCTCCGCTATTTTCGAGACTCGCAGAGTTTTACAGAAGTCACTGTGGAAGGTCACCTTCCTTCCCTTGCATTGTGattctagaatgttctttagCCTGTGTGCGGCTTCTGGGAATCCTGCCGGTGCCCTTGtggttggggggctggggggatgagggggtggggtggggccggggCCCGGCCTGTTTGGCGGTGGCTTCCCAACGGGGTGGCAATGAAGTGGCAACCAGGAGGCCACCCTGGTGGTGAAGGCAGGGGTGCCCGTGGGCGGAGCCAAACATGCAGGCGGGagctccctgcagccctgggcgcCCTGGGGTGAGATGGTGGAGAGGTGGCTGGGGAGACATGACAGGCAGCACGGAGagtcccaggtgcccctagaggcTCAGTGAGGAAACCAGAGCTGAGTAGCTTTGGGGAAAGACGTGACAGGAAGATTCCCCGAGGATTCGCTTTTAGCACCGGAGATAGGGAAACACGAGCTGAGAACAGACTTGAGGGGCCAGATGCTCAGGAGCCCTAGGAATGGGAGGGGAGCTTCTGTGACGTCAGGGGACACCGGCCCCTTGCCCGTGGGGAGAGGACGCAGAGCTGCCCACGGCAGGGAGCACTGGTGCTTCCTCCCCAGGTTTggaggccagctctccagcctctTCCCAGGCTGACGCTGGGGCTGTAATGACATGACTCTCACTTAACTTGGGAGGGAGGATGGCCTGGCACACGTGTGGGGTCAGCTCGCATGGCCTGGGATCCCATGAGGCAGCCCTGGGCTGGCGGGCAGGTGGGTGGGCAAAGAGCACAGCGGGTGCTGAACAATAGCTGGGCAGGTGCGCGCAGGTCCCAGGACATGAATTGGCAACCCTTCCCCCGCAACAAGGCACAGGGGTCCCCAGCCTGGGCCACTGGGGGCGCCCtgcatgagatcaagccccccgtGACCTCACGGGGCCCCTGGGTTCCCTCATAGGACCAGATCCAGACCAACGGGCAGGCGGTAGTGGGCCGGGACCTGGTGTGCATGTGGCTGTGATGCTGGGTTTCTGGtaggggggctgggggctggccaGTGTTCAGGGCCCGGGAGCGCGAGGGACCCACCAGAACTGGGTGTGAGCTCCTCCGAGCACAGCTGTCCCTCCAGCCTGTGGGGGCACAGCTGGGGTCTGACTGTGCCGAGGACGTGGACTGAGCAGCAGACTTACCTCTGAACCAGCTTAGGTTCTGAAGTCCGGCCTTTCCCGTCCACGTGCTTGCTCCTTAAGTCGGGGCCTGGTGATGGAAACAGCAACCACCCTGCAGTCCGCATGCATGGAGACCCCTCTGGCCCCCTCTGCCCCGCACCCCACGGTTCCTGCAGCAGGACAGATACCAGGAGCAGTCACGTGTCGTTCTCGCCCAATGTCCGTGAGGCTGGGGCCAGGTTGTGAACCCCGACAGTCCGTGCACTTGGTCACAGGGGAGGCGTAGGGACCTCGGGACCCCAGAGGTGCATTCTGCTGCGGAGTGGGGAAGGACACCCGCTGTCCTCTCCTGTCACTCTGGGTGCTGCCGCGGGAGCTGGGGACGGTGGGGAAACCACCAGAGAGTGCCCAGCCATCGCGGCATCTACACCAGGGCTGAAGGCTAGACCCGTGGTTCCCAGAGCACACGTcttggggcctgggggctg contains the following coding sequences:
- the SMTNL2 gene encoding smoothelin-like protein 2 isoform X1 translates to MEPGPDAEEARTVREALGRYEAALEGAVRALHEDMQGLQRGVERRVAEALRLAGPLARTVAELQRDNQRLQSQLERLTRQVEALGLGTGQAPAAGSPGTHSPPAAPAAPGRAPRLGSARFASHATFSLSGRGQSVDFQDEAGEADARKASDPGIIENGHQPGAGSHAPGVGDGPAEAAETFPAPEPPRPRPVSLSLGLPHQPVTAITRMPEKFSGETSAAALSPTSAAVLGALSLSPSEATTAWTAALSEKNPPAPCSSSSYGAASAGRNSNSLPQAMLPQSPPSPPPPATLQARRRELVRSQTLPRTSGAQARKALFEKWEQDTAGKGRGEVRAKLKRSQSFGVASASSIKQLLLEWCRKKTVGYQHVDLQNFSSSWSDGMAFCALVHSFFPDAFDYGALSPSQRQKNFELAFSTAENLASCERLIEVEDMMLMGRKPDPMCVFTYVQSLYNHLRRFE
- the SMTNL2 gene encoding smoothelin-like protein 2 isoform X2; the encoded protein is MEPGPDAEEARTVREALGRYEAALEGAVRALHEDMQGLQRGVERRVAEALRLAGPLARTVAELQRDNQRLQSQLERLTRQVEALGLGTGQAPAAGSPGTHSPPAAPAAPGRAPRLGSARFASHATFSLSGRGQSVDFQDEAGEADARKASDPGIIENGHQPGAEKNPPAPCSSSSYGAASAGRNSNSLPQAMLPQSPPSPPPPATLQARRRELVRSQTLPRTSGAQARKALFEKWEQDTAGKGRGEVRAKLKRSQSFGVASASSIKQLLLEWCRKKTVGYQHVDLQNFSSSWSDGMAFCALVHSFFPDAFDYGALSPSQRQKNFELAFSTAENLASCERLIEVEDMMLMGRKPDPMCVFTYVQSLYNHLRRFE